The proteins below come from a single uncultured Carboxylicivirga sp. genomic window:
- a CDS encoding SDR family oxidoreductase, producing MKVIIIGANGKIGRLTAQKMALSDQFEPTAFIRKEEQKAYFDSLGVTTVIASLESTEQEIANVIKEFDAVVFTAGSGGATGYDKTIEIDLFGAVKAINASSKVGVKHFVMVSAAYADVPEFWDKSGIKPYYIAKHLADKELKQSSLNYTIVRPVRLTDDEEAGQIKVELNPENLNREIPRTAVAEVILKVLSTASSKNQILEISEGDLNIDQAVDDYLS from the coding sequence ATGAAAGTAATAATAATTGGAGCCAATGGTAAAATTGGAAGATTGACAGCGCAAAAGATGGCTTTATCAGATCAGTTTGAACCGACTGCTTTTATCAGGAAGGAAGAGCAAAAAGCTTATTTCGATTCGTTGGGCGTTACAACTGTTATAGCCAGTTTAGAAAGTACAGAACAGGAAATAGCTAATGTAATAAAGGAATTTGATGCCGTAGTATTTACAGCGGGTTCGGGAGGTGCCACCGGTTACGATAAAACCATTGAGATAGATTTGTTTGGAGCTGTAAAAGCTATCAATGCGTCATCCAAAGTGGGAGTAAAGCACTTTGTGATGGTAAGTGCTGCATATGCCGATGTTCCTGAATTTTGGGATAAGAGTGGTATAAAACCTTACTATATAGCAAAACACTTGGCCGATAAAGAACTAAAGCAAAGTAGTCTGAATTATACCATTGTTCGTCCGGTTCGCTTAACTGATGATGAAGAAGCGGGTCAAATAAAAGTGGAATTAAATCCTGAGAATTTAAATCGTGAAATACCACGAACAGCAGTTGCTGAGGTTATTCTGAAAGTATTAAGTACGGCATCATCCAAGAATCAAATTCTGGAGATCAGTGAAGGTGATTTAAATATTGATCAGGCAGTTGATGATTATTTGAGTTAA
- a CDS encoding cyclophilin-like fold protein: MIKKALFLFSTLMILTASCSGEDNNSVIDDDNNGTEVPDEDGDNDKNSNSMILTIGNTTLTATLADNSSVDALVEDLKKGPISVDMRDYGNMEKVGDLGKSYPRNDVSITTEPGDIILYQGSALVIYYAPNSWSFTRLGKIDDITQQELKDVLGNGDVTVTLSLSDED; the protein is encoded by the coding sequence ATGATAAAAAAAGCACTTTTTCTTTTCAGCACACTTATGATTTTAACAGCATCGTGCTCAGGGGAAGATAACAACTCGGTTATCGATGATGATAATAATGGAACAGAAGTGCCCGATGAGGATGGAGATAATGATAAAAACTCAAATAGTATGATACTTACAATTGGTAACACAACCTTAACTGCAACTTTGGCCGATAATTCGTCGGTTGATGCTTTGGTTGAAGATTTAAAGAAAGGGCCTATTAGTGTGGATATGCGCGACTATGGCAATATGGAAAAAGTGGGTGATCTGGGTAAAAGCTATCCACGCAACGATGTATCTATCACCACTGAGCCCGGCGATATTATTTTATATCAGGGAAGTGCCCTGGTAATTTATTATGCACCTAACTCATGGAGTTTTACCCGCTTGGGTAAAATAGATGATATTACTCAGCAAGAGTTGAAAGATGTTTTGGGAAATGGTGATGTAACGGTTACTCTATCGCTATCCGACGAAGATTAG
- a CDS encoding DMT family transporter, protein MDFKQGKGHISIIVSCIIFATNIILTNALVGTWMTPMGYTLTRLVYGAAVLWIMSLFFKREKVSGKDLFVLAIGGVLGFIVSQFAFALSLRYTTPVNYSLIMAMVPVVVLVLSFFFLKEKITSNKSIGILLSVIGATVIILQRKTGSEVGTNNILGVLIAFLSMSSYGIYLMITREVSQKYSSITILKWMFLITAILLLPFGYKELMEQKIYSSSVTMVPIVQLLTILIFDATLVYFLLLIALRNLKATTVSTYMNFLPVFTSVLAVIGGQELFTLNKMLAIVLVIGGVTLVTRSNGKTK, encoded by the coding sequence ATGGATTTTAAACAAGGGAAAGGGCACATTTCCATTATTGTGTCGTGTATTATTTTTGCTACTAATATAATTCTTACCAATGCACTTGTTGGTACCTGGATGACTCCCATGGGATATACACTCACTCGTTTGGTATATGGAGCTGCGGTGCTATGGATTATGAGTCTTTTCTTTAAAAGAGAAAAAGTTTCAGGTAAGGATTTATTTGTGTTGGCAATAGGTGGTGTTTTGGGTTTTATTGTATCGCAATTTGCTTTTGCATTGTCATTACGTTATACAACCCCGGTTAACTATTCGCTTATCATGGCCATGGTACCTGTTGTGGTTTTAGTTTTATCATTCTTCTTTTTAAAGGAGAAAATTACCAGCAATAAATCCATAGGTATTTTACTTAGTGTAATTGGAGCTACAGTAATTATTCTTCAGCGAAAAACAGGCTCAGAAGTGGGGACTAACAACATATTGGGTGTTTTAATTGCGTTTTTAAGTATGTCGAGTTATGGTATTTATTTGATGATTACACGTGAAGTAAGTCAAAAATACTCTTCCATTACTATTCTTAAATGGATGTTTTTGATTACAGCTATTCTTTTATTGCCCTTTGGATATAAAGAATTGATGGAGCAAAAAATTTATTCATCAAGTGTAACTATGGTTCCTATTGTTCAACTATTAACCATACTTATATTTGATGCCACTTTAGTCTACTTTTTATTGTTGATTGCTTTACGTAACCTGAAAGCAACCACGGTTAGTACTTATATGAATTTCTTACCGGTATTTACTTCCGTGCTGGCGGTTATTGGCGGACAAGAATTATTTACTTTAAACAAAATGCTGGCAATTGTTTTAGTTATAGGAGGAGTTACTTTGGTTACACGAAGCAATGGCAAAACAAAGTAG
- a CDS encoding DUF418 domain-containing protein: protein MSINNLAKKEIAPVSGKNRIDYMDLLRGIAIFFILIANLRWFTLYTPGFDGYFVFPKIDHWVHQMQHVFIEGKFYSIFSLLFGWGIALQIKRSKKDDVSTAKFLRRRLSFMLLLGGIHLFFIWEGDIVFLYGLVGFVLVSLRNFSNRTLLITGILLVLSPVLLYVLKMNLPWFNYPSEFLTHMGEKVYQLNGWVDQDTSRTDVLRDSRSILTTIAVTLADAPYRFAYLFFVGRIPKVLGAMLIGFVIGRAEFYSTIMKHKKAMLWSSIIGLLIFVPLNYVLITYLEDSTAYYALQMKGFYYTAVYALSVFPLALVYMMIIALLNEVRIFQKLFHPVLAVGRTAFTNYIMHSLVGIVIFYGIGFGNMQQLGPLAWTIFAVILFAVQIVISNVWLKYFKFGPVEWLWRSMTYRKLQLIVVQNENK, encoded by the coding sequence ATGAGTATAAATAACCTTGCTAAAAAAGAAATAGCTCCAGTTAGTGGTAAGAATCGAATAGATTATATGGATCTGTTGAGGGGGATTGCTATTTTCTTTATTCTGATAGCTAATCTAAGGTGGTTTACATTGTATACTCCCGGTTTCGATGGCTATTTTGTTTTTCCGAAAATTGATCACTGGGTCCATCAAATGCAACACGTATTTATTGAAGGCAAGTTTTACTCCATCTTCAGTTTGCTATTTGGATGGGGGATAGCACTTCAAATCAAAAGATCAAAAAAGGATGATGTATCAACTGCCAAATTCTTACGCCGTCGATTGTCATTCATGTTGCTTTTAGGAGGTATTCATCTTTTCTTTATTTGGGAAGGCGATATAGTCTTTTTGTACGGATTGGTTGGATTTGTGTTGGTTTCGCTTCGTAATTTTTCCAATCGAACCTTGCTTATTACCGGCATTCTATTGGTGTTATCACCCGTTTTATTGTACGTGCTAAAGATGAACCTACCATGGTTTAACTATCCATCAGAGTTTTTAACCCATATGGGAGAGAAGGTTTATCAGTTGAACGGATGGGTTGATCAGGATACCAGCAGAACCGATGTGTTGCGAGATAGCAGAAGTATACTCACAACCATTGCCGTTACCTTGGCCGATGCTCCTTATCGTTTTGCTTATTTGTTTTTTGTGGGGCGCATACCAAAGGTTTTGGGAGCTATGTTGATTGGGTTTGTCATTGGTCGTGCCGAATTTTACTCAACCATTATGAAGCATAAGAAAGCAATGTTGTGGAGTAGCATAATTGGGTTACTCATTTTTGTTCCGTTGAATTATGTTTTGATTACCTATCTCGAAGACTCAACAGCCTATTATGCCTTGCAGATGAAAGGTTTTTATTATACAGCTGTATATGCTTTAAGTGTTTTTCCATTGGCCTTGGTATATATGATGATTATCGCCTTGTTGAATGAGGTACGAATTTTTCAAAAGTTATTTCACCCCGTTTTAGCAGTGGGGCGAACCGCTTTCACCAATTACATTATGCATAGTTTGGTTGGAATCGTTATCTTTTATGGGATTGGTTTTGGCAATATGCAGCAATTAGGACCATTGGCCTGGACTATATTTGCAGTGATTTTGTTTGCTGTACAAATTGTGATAAGTAATGTGTGGTTGAAGTATTTCAAGTTTGGACCTGTAGAATGGCTTTGGCGTAGTATGACTTATCGAAAACTACAACTGATTGTAGTACAAAATGAGAATAAATAA
- a CDS encoding winged helix-turn-helix transcriptional regulator — translation MKYIGGKWKAVILIQLIEKKRYSELRKLLPMVTERTISLQLKQLEEDGLIARKVYTSKPPLKVEYSLTDFGKTLIPLLEAMAKWGMETAQTNKEITEIVE, via the coding sequence ATGAAATACATAGGAGGCAAATGGAAAGCGGTAATATTAATTCAATTAATTGAAAAAAAACGTTATAGTGAGCTACGTAAGTTGCTTCCTATGGTAACCGAACGTACAATCAGTCTTCAACTAAAACAACTGGAAGAGGATGGTTTGATAGCCCGTAAAGTTTATACCTCAAAACCTCCACTAAAAGTTGAGTACTCGCTGACCGATTTCGGAAAGACCCTAATTCCTCTTTTAGAAGCCATGGCAAAATGGGGAATGGAAACTGCTCAAACAAATAAAGAAATAACAGAGATTGTAGAATAG
- a CDS encoding Gfo/Idh/MocA family oxidoreductase, protein MNQQKIRVGFIGLNPHSHWAATAHVPALQSLSNDFEIVGVANSTHESAKATAGAMNLPFAFENAQALIASPEVDLVVVTVKVPYHFEYVKAALEAGKHVYCEHPLGNGIEETRELAALAEKAGVVAVAGTQMVNAPEVLYLKKLIDEGYVGKVLSTTLIGSGWNWASETVEDLYYLFDNANGANMLTIPLGHTLAGVTSVLGDFKSVKANMYNNYTTVKVADTGEEKPKNAEDQILVIGQLESGAAASVHYRGGLSRGTNLLWEINGTKGDIQVTADNGHGQMMQLSLKGAQGEETELKPLTPPAEMYEGLPDNSVARNVAKVYSLLADDIRHNTRTAPTFAREVQLFELYTAIEKSAKE, encoded by the coding sequence ATGAATCAACAGAAAATAAGAGTGGGATTTATTGGTTTAAACCCCCATAGCCATTGGGCTGCAACAGCCCATGTTCCGGCCTTACAGTCGTTATCAAACGATTTTGAAATTGTAGGTGTTGCTAATAGTACTCACGAGAGTGCCAAAGCAACAGCCGGAGCTATGAACCTGCCATTTGCCTTTGAAAATGCACAGGCCTTAATAGCATCACCCGAAGTTGATTTGGTGGTGGTTACTGTTAAGGTACCTTATCATTTCGAGTATGTAAAAGCTGCATTAGAAGCTGGTAAACATGTTTACTGTGAGCATCCGTTGGGAAATGGTATAGAAGAAACCAGAGAATTGGCTGCATTGGCTGAGAAAGCGGGTGTAGTAGCGGTTGCCGGAACTCAAATGGTCAACGCTCCAGAAGTTCTTTACCTTAAGAAATTGATAGACGAAGGCTATGTTGGTAAAGTATTATCCACCACTTTGATTGGTTCGGGATGGAACTGGGCGAGCGAAACGGTTGAAGATTTATATTATTTGTTTGACAATGCCAATGGAGCCAATATGCTAACCATTCCGTTAGGACATACTTTGGCAGGAGTAACAAGTGTGTTGGGTGATTTTAAATCAGTAAAAGCAAATATGTATAATAACTATACAACAGTGAAAGTAGCTGATACAGGCGAAGAAAAACCAAAGAATGCTGAGGATCAAATATTGGTTATTGGTCAGTTAGAGAGTGGAGCGGCTGCTTCGGTGCATTACAGAGGAGGATTGTCGAGAGGAACGAATTTGCTATGGGAAATTAATGGTACCAAAGGCGATATTCAGGTAACGGCTGATAATGGTCATGGACAGATGATGCAACTTTCGTTAAAAGGAGCACAAGGAGAGGAAACGGAATTAAAACCATTAACTCCTCCAGCTGAAATGTATGAAGGACTACCTGATAATTCCGTTGCTCGAAATGTTGCCAAAGTTTATTCTTTATTGGCTGATGATATTCGCCATAATACGCGCACTGCACCAACATTTGCCAGAGAAGTACAACTTTTTGAATTATATACAGCCATTGAAAAATCGGCTAAAGAATAA
- a CDS encoding TMEM175 family protein, with protein sequence MYVSKQRLEAFTDGVIAIIITIMVLSIPLPSSFDIKELLAFGSSLFIYLLSFLVVGAFWNQHHKTFIFLDKVNQKLVVLNIIFLFFLSLIPLFTKWVIQNQGSLIPVIGYDIVFLITIYFSMYIFRLVMQSSSHKSVQKITEKIQRRRISNPYYSWIPFIVLLCIVGLVVVVSIYLPKLATFILMGIPIASSIINLFISRYERHFES encoded by the coding sequence ATGTACGTATCTAAACAACGTTTAGAAGCTTTTACCGATGGAGTAATTGCTATAATTATAACCATTATGGTATTATCAATACCATTGCCATCATCATTCGATATCAAGGAGTTACTGGCTTTTGGCTCCTCCTTATTTATCTATCTACTCAGTTTCTTAGTTGTAGGGGCATTCTGGAACCAGCATCATAAAACATTTATATTTCTTGACAAGGTTAATCAGAAATTGGTGGTGTTAAATATTATCTTCCTGTTTTTTCTATCACTTATTCCCTTATTTACTAAATGGGTTATTCAAAATCAAGGCTCGTTAATTCCTGTAATTGGTTATGATATTGTATTTCTGATAACGATTTACTTTAGTATGTATATTTTCCGTTTGGTCATGCAAAGCAGTAGTCATAAAAGCGTGCAAAAAATTACAGAGAAGATTCAACGGCGACGTATCTCCAACCCTTATTATTCGTGGATTCCTTTTATTGTTCTTCTGTGTATTGTGGGATTAGTTGTAGTAGTTTCAATCTATTTACCCAAACTTGCTACATTTATTTTAATGGGAATTCCAATTGCCTCATCTATTATTAACCTCTTTATTTCGAGATATGAAAGACATTTTGAATCCTGA